A single Vulcanisaeta distributa DSM 14429 DNA region contains:
- a CDS encoding pyridoxal phosphate-dependent aminotransferase, whose product MRVSTRSNAFPGSAIRGVNEEVVRLRGFGVRVFEFHIGQPGLPPSRDLLLEFTRELLEKPFEYSMYTPSSGIEELREAIAEDYTKYSGVKVGNVNVSVTAGSAEAILAALMAIIDEGDEVVLFDPTYLMYEPVINYLGGRVVRVRAREELGWEPSEEDVKAVMNRRVKAVIAVNPDNPTGRVLSESMIKLLIDLVRDYDAFLIYDEAYRHLYYEGSHTYAIRYGLENVIALNTFSKDPAMPGWRLGYVIAHEDFIKVFNRVKQYTNLNPPTPAQYAGLLYLRKYKEKYLSETLPIYKSRMETMYKAIREYLSDVIVVKPRAGLFMFPNLKPYLKRLGMGDVDFVMKLLRQCHVAAVPGSAFGEGGRDHLRLTFAKENEEAIREGIKAISQCLS is encoded by the coding sequence GTGAGGGTCTCAACAAGGAGCAATGCATTCCCTGGATCCGCAATTAGGGGTGTTAATGAGGAGGTTGTTAGGCTTAGGGGTTTTGGTGTTAGGGTTTTTGAGTTTCATATTGGTCAGCCTGGCCTTCCGCCCAGTAGAGATTTGCTCCTTGAGTTTACGAGGGAGCTCCTCGAGAAACCCTTCGAATATAGCATGTACACGCCAAGTAGTGGTATTGAGGAACTGAGAGAAGCAATAGCCGAAGACTACACAAAGTACTCAGGGGTTAAGGTAGGTAATGTCAATGTTTCAGTGACCGCAGGTTCTGCCGAGGCTATACTAGCGGCTCTCATGGCTATAATCGATGAGGGTGATGAAGTCGTACTCTTCGACCCAACATACCTAATGTACGAACCAGTCATTAATTACCTGGGTGGTAGGGTTGTTAGGGTTAGGGCGAGGGAGGAGCTTGGTTGGGAGCCGAGCGAGGAGGATGTTAAGGCCGTGATGAATAGGAGGGTTAAGGCGGTAATAGCCGTCAATCCAGATAACCCAACGGGCAGGGTCCTGAGTGAATCAATGATTAAGTTGTTAATTGACTTAGTCCGTGACTATGATGCGTTCCTCATATATGATGAGGCATATAGGCACCTCTATTACGAGGGCTCTCACACATACGCCATTAGGTATGGTCTTGAGAATGTCATTGCACTGAATACGTTTTCGAAGGATCCGGCAATGCCGGGATGGAGATTAGGCTATGTGATTGCTCATGAAGACTTCATAAAGGTATTCAACAGGGTTAAGCAGTACACGAACCTAAATCCACCAACACCAGCCCAGTATGCGGGGTTGCTATATCTCAGGAAGTATAAGGAGAAGTACCTAAGTGAGACCCTACCAATCTACAAATCAAGGATGGAAACCATGTATAAAGCCATCAGGGAGTACTTGTCCGATGTGATTGTGGTAAAGCCGAGGGCGGGTTTATTCATGTTTCCAAATCTAAAGCCATACCTTAAGAGACTTGGTATGGGTGATGTGGATTTTGTAATGAAGCTACTCAGGCAATGCCATGTAGCAGCAGTGCCAGGGTCGGCCTTTGGGGAAGGTGGTAGGGATCATTTAAGGTTGACTTTCGCAAAGGAAAACGAGGAAGCCATAAGGGAGGGAATAAAAGCAATAAGTCAATGTTTATCATAG
- a CDS encoding threonine ammonia-lyase: MGINISNGGMVDLMSLIWEAWEFIKRMELLGYVIRTPLYRSEYLSGNDLNVYLKLENLQRSGSFKVRGVIFAVHKYMREGYEHFLTVSTGNHAVALAYVANILRVKATVVVPETTPRSKVEDMERYGAEVIKYGRSYVEAEKRALEIVSSNPRIKLVHTFNDHYIIAGHATIGLEILEELPNVNAILIPLGGGALPAGVSYLMRHIKPDVRVYGVQPESAPFYVLSLKEGKPVVLSDIKTIADGLASRPGEIPFEYIRRYLDNVLLVSEGDIERAIYLLLKYEHVVAEGAGAIAIGPIINGDLIRRLNQRGAYNVVAIITGSHIDIDRLRKILENAYDKH; the protein is encoded by the coding sequence ATGGGCATAAACATCAGTAATGGTGGCATGGTCGATTTAATGTCTCTTATTTGGGAGGCTTGGGAGTTCATTAAGAGGATGGAGTTGTTGGGTTACGTGATTAGGACACCACTGTACAGGTCGGAATACTTATCGGGTAATGACCTCAACGTTTACTTGAAACTGGAGAATTTACAGAGGAGTGGTAGTTTTAAGGTTAGGGGTGTGATCTTTGCGGTACATAAGTACATGCGTGAGGGTTATGAGCACTTCCTGACGGTATCCACGGGAAATCATGCCGTTGCGTTGGCATACGTGGCCAACATACTGAGGGTCAAGGCCACGGTGGTTGTTCCGGAGACAACGCCAAGGTCTAAGGTTGAGGATATGGAGAGGTACGGCGCTGAGGTTATTAAGTATGGCAGATCATACGTGGAGGCCGAGAAAAGGGCCCTTGAGATCGTTTCAAGTAACCCAAGGATTAAGCTTGTACACACATTCAATGATCACTACATAATTGCCGGTCATGCAACCATTGGGCTTGAGATACTTGAGGAACTGCCCAACGTTAACGCCATACTTATACCACTTGGTGGTGGCGCCTTACCGGCTGGTGTGTCTTACCTAATGAGGCATATTAAACCTGACGTAAGGGTTTATGGGGTTCAACCTGAGAGTGCGCCGTTTTACGTACTATCTCTTAAGGAGGGTAAGCCCGTGGTGCTAAGTGATATTAAGACAATAGCTGATGGACTCGCCTCAAGACCTGGCGAGATACCCTTTGAGTACATAAGGCGCTATCTAGATAATGTACTCCTAGTCAGTGAGGGCGACATTGAGAGGGCGATATACCTATTATTGAAGTATGAGCACGTTGTGGCAGAGGGGGCTGGCGCCATAGCCATAGGACCCATAATCAATGGCGACCTAATAAGGAGACTTAATCAACGTGGTGCCTACAACGTAGTTGCCATAATAACCGGTAGCCACATTGATATAGATAGGCTAAGGAAAATACTTGAAAATGCCTATGATAAACATTGA
- a CDS encoding aromatic amino acid ammonia-lyase, translated as MVVSIGMGKFLTLTEIIGVSRNYEEVRVGSDALVAVERSRRILEELIHGNVRIYGVNTGLGDLYNVTVNPEDVAKYSLEMLIDHSTGVGDYAPDDWVRATMLIRAHQLSLGYSGIRGIVVERLIDFLNMKITPLIPRYGSVGASGDLAPLAHMALTLLGKGFVKYQGKAMPSAEALKLAGLEELRLSYKEALSLINGTSYSAAVASLGIWDSYKLLRAAVAVMALVIEASRASIAPLSVEANATKLHRGEAEIARVMSELLNDSKNVNTSGRVQDPYSIRCMPQVLGSVLDSLTWALRNVLNEVNSVSDNPIIINNSVYSTCHFHGQYIALSTDLLNTSLAVLGNLIERQVAQLLRREINGVSNYLANGPWRVGLMLTQYTAAALSARLRELSTPSTVQNIPTSGFQEDVNSMSANSAIKLHEINSLVAQLIAILAYDTYMVASTNNACRNCGRMTTRIYDVINKYVAGAQSHNEAITRLVGAIDELSSLINLRVNPS; from the coding sequence ATGGTCGTAAGCATCGGAATGGGTAAGTTCTTGACTTTAACGGAGATAATCGGGGTTTCTAGGAATTATGAGGAGGTTAGGGTGGGTAGTGATGCTTTAGTTGCGGTCGAGCGGTCTCGGAGGATCCTTGAGGAGCTTATTCATGGTAATGTAAGGATTTATGGCGTTAATACGGGACTTGGTGACCTATACAATGTGACTGTTAATCCTGAGGATGTGGCAAAGTACTCGCTAGAGATGCTCATTGATCATTCAACGGGTGTTGGTGATTATGCGCCTGATGATTGGGTTCGGGCAACGATGTTGATTAGGGCCCACCAATTATCTCTGGGATACAGCGGGATTAGGGGTATTGTCGTGGAGAGATTAATCGATTTCCTGAACATGAAAATAACGCCATTAATTCCTAGGTATGGCTCAGTTGGCGCTTCGGGAGATTTGGCGCCATTGGCTCACATGGCATTAACCCTGCTGGGCAAAGGATTCGTTAAATACCAAGGTAAAGCAATGCCCAGCGCTGAGGCTCTTAAGTTGGCTGGTCTTGAGGAGTTAAGGCTTAGTTATAAGGAGGCTTTATCATTAATTAACGGAACTAGCTATAGTGCTGCAGTGGCTTCATTGGGTATTTGGGATTCTTATAAGTTATTGAGGGCTGCCGTGGCTGTTATGGCGCTGGTTATTGAGGCTTCGCGGGCGAGTATTGCACCGTTAAGCGTCGAGGCAAACGCAACCAAACTGCATAGGGGTGAAGCGGAGATTGCCAGGGTAATGAGTGAATTACTAAATGATAGTAAGAACGTGAATACCAGTGGTAGGGTTCAGGACCCATACTCAATCAGGTGTATGCCCCAGGTATTAGGCTCAGTACTTGATTCACTTACTTGGGCATTACGCAATGTGTTAAATGAAGTTAACTCGGTTAGTGATAACCCAATAATAATCAATAATAGTGTTTACTCAACCTGCCACTTTCACGGACAGTACATAGCCCTATCAACAGACCTACTTAATACGTCCTTAGCCGTGCTTGGCAATTTAATTGAGAGACAAGTAGCGCAATTGCTTAGGAGGGAAATAAATGGCGTCAGTAATTATCTAGCCAATGGTCCCTGGCGCGTTGGCTTAATGCTAACGCAATACACGGCTGCTGCCCTATCAGCGAGACTTAGGGAATTATCAACGCCATCCACGGTTCAGAACATACCAACAAGCGGCTTTCAGGAGGATGTTAACTCCATGAGCGCTAACTCCGCAATAAAGCTTCACGAAATTAATTCATTAGTTGCGCAATTAATAGCCATATTAGCCTACGATACTTACATGGTGGCTAGCACTAATAATGCATGTAGGAATTGCGGTAGGATGACTACCCGTATTTATGATGTGATTAATAAGTACGTTGCAGGGGCTCAGTCGCATAATGAGGCAATAACAAGGTTGGTGGGTGCGATTGATGAGCTTTCAAGCCTTATTAACCTGAGAGTTAATCCATCGTAA
- a CDS encoding APC family permease — MAEDFGIRTDRELRRALDRRRLLFLSIGEIIGAGWLFAPMYAASYAGGAALLAWIIAGVIILLIAFANAEIASAIPKSGALVRYPHYVFGGFAGFLLGWSYFLAITAVPPTEALTATRYLSFFFPQLYNTSTGTLTVLGYVVAYLFLALFVYVNYMGVKAVGDVVYGVGWWKLLIPSITAIIMIALAFNPANFTAGGGFIPTSGTAPYTGWAAVFYAMPTGGVLFAYLGFRQAIEYGGEGRNPSKDIPFAVISAILIAMIIYMLLELAFIGAIHWDVIGIKEGAWSALRTSSISKAPIAQLLESLKFVIPAAAALLTAWVIVFLTDAVVSPAGTGFVSTGGATRALYGVAADGYLPSWFLTLSRTKIPKWSLITIAILGALYLLPFPTWQSIVSFTTVGRVLTYMVIGGIAVQALRRTAPELPRAFKLWAMPVLAPLATLAASLVIYWSGFGTVSKFFLAVFIGLPIYFGYYAYKRLNVRLPISLTLGLIDAVGIAASFSYFYGLTKGLKVYNDMGLFMYIIVTALLVYISMAVLYYLGSEYLRKEFRAGVWLPTYMIVITVLSYYGSFGLHKVIPFPVDTVIAAVVTLIFHYWAVYSAFRTKAIDQIIEEMKK; from the coding sequence ATGGCTGAGGACTTCGGGATTAGGACCGATAGGGAGTTACGTAGGGCCTTGGATAGGCGTAGGTTATTGTTTCTCTCAATAGGTGAAATAATTGGCGCAGGTTGGTTGTTTGCACCAATGTATGCCGCATCGTATGCAGGAGGTGCTGCCTTACTAGCTTGGATAATAGCTGGAGTAATAATACTTCTCATAGCATTCGCTAATGCCGAGATCGCCTCTGCAATACCGAAATCCGGCGCCCTCGTTAGATACCCACATTATGTATTTGGTGGCTTTGCAGGTTTCCTACTTGGTTGGTCTTATTTCTTAGCAATAACGGCTGTACCACCTACGGAGGCCTTAACGGCGACCAGATACTTATCATTCTTCTTCCCACAGTTATATAACACATCTACGGGCACATTAACGGTACTCGGATACGTGGTTGCCTACCTATTTCTTGCCTTGTTCGTTTATGTGAATTACATGGGCGTTAAGGCTGTTGGTGATGTTGTCTATGGCGTCGGTTGGTGGAAGCTTTTGATACCTTCAATAACCGCGATAATAATGATAGCCTTGGCCTTCAACCCGGCCAACTTCACCGCAGGGGGCGGCTTCATACCAACAAGTGGTACCGCGCCATACACAGGCTGGGCAGCAGTGTTTTACGCAATGCCCACCGGCGGCGTTTTATTTGCTTACCTTGGTTTTAGGCAAGCTATTGAGTATGGTGGTGAGGGTAGGAATCCCAGTAAGGATATACCATTTGCGGTCATAAGCGCGATCTTAATCGCGATGATTATTTACATGCTACTTGAGCTTGCATTCATAGGTGCGATTCATTGGGACGTGATTGGCATTAAGGAGGGCGCATGGTCGGCATTGAGGACATCCTCAATATCTAAGGCACCAATAGCTCAATTACTTGAATCACTTAAGTTCGTTATTCCCGCAGCGGCCGCCCTCCTAACGGCCTGGGTTATCGTATTTCTAACCGATGCTGTGGTTTCGCCTGCAGGCACTGGTTTCGTATCCACAGGGGGCGCAACGAGGGCTCTCTATGGTGTTGCTGCTGATGGTTATTTACCATCATGGTTCCTAACTTTAAGCCGAACTAAGATACCTAAGTGGTCTCTCATCACAATAGCGATACTTGGTGCTCTATATCTATTACCATTTCCGACTTGGCAATCAATAGTTTCATTTACTACAGTTGGTAGGGTGCTCACGTACATGGTAATTGGCGGCATAGCTGTGCAAGCATTGAGAAGGACGGCGCCCGAGCTTCCTCGAGCATTTAAGCTATGGGCCATGCCAGTCTTAGCTCCACTTGCCACACTTGCAGCATCCCTTGTTATTTATTGGTCTGGATTTGGTACAGTGTCTAAGTTCTTCTTAGCGGTGTTCATAGGGTTGCCCATATACTTTGGTTATTATGCGTATAAGAGATTGAATGTAAGGCTCCCCATCTCATTGACTCTGGGGCTTATCGATGCCGTGGGTATAGCAGCATCCTTCTCCTACTTCTATGGTTTAACCAAGGGGCTAAAGGTCTATAATGATATGGGGTTGTTCATGTACATTATAGTCACAGCCTTATTAGTATACATCAGCATGGCCGTGCTTTATTACCTAGGCAGTGAATATTTAAGAAAGGAGTTCAGGGCTGGTGTTTGGTTACCCACCTACATGATAGTGATCACGGTGCTTTCTTATTACGGCTCCTTCGGTCTGCACAAAGTCATACCGTTCCCCGTGGATACGGTGATAGCAGCGGTGGTTACGTTAATATTCCATTACTGGGCTGTTTATAGTGCATTTAGAACTAAGGCCATAGATCAAATAATCGAGGAGATGAAGAAATAA